A section of the Solitalea canadensis DSM 3403 genome encodes:
- a CDS encoding efflux transporter outer membrane subunit, with protein MMKNKFQLGVALLALSASFNACRVSEKYARPDQKMPEQYRDYTSSADTSSSIGKLEWRTLFKDEELVSLIDSAIHNNINLQLAVKNIESAERLLSQAKMGNIPELSAQIAASITRPSDNSLNGISAGQFLGSKYVKDYQATLNLSWEADIWGKIRSQKESALATYLQSQEAAKAVQTQVVAAVAQGYYNLLMLDEQLRIAKNNVELNDSTLFIIRLQRDAGQATTLAVQQAEAQRLNSAILIPQLEQSIAIQENALSFLTGEMPKVITRRQNLYRVDLPTEYNSGVPALLLSNRPDVKSSELALVSANARVGVTKAALYPSLTITATGGLNAFEASNWFNIPGSLFATAAGSVAQPIFMRKQLRTQYELAKIDRDRFALDFRQSVLIAVGEVSDALVRIDKIQEQETIERTRVDTLKSAIVNAKLLFNSGMADYLEVLIAQGSALQGELNLADIQRQRLALAVELYRSLGGGWK; from the coding sequence ATGATGAAAAATAAATTTCAGTTAGGTGTAGCTCTTTTGGCCTTATCGGCAAGCTTTAATGCTTGCCGCGTAAGCGAAAAATATGCGCGTCCTGATCAGAAAATGCCGGAACAATACCGCGATTATACTTCTTCAGCTGATACCAGTTCTTCCATAGGAAAATTAGAATGGAGAACGTTATTTAAAGATGAAGAGTTAGTATCACTTATTGACAGTGCAATACATAATAATATCAATCTTCAGCTGGCGGTTAAAAACATAGAAAGTGCAGAGCGATTATTGAGTCAGGCGAAGATGGGAAACATCCCGGAATTATCGGCACAAATTGCGGCATCAATCACTCGTCCTTCTGATAATAGCTTAAATGGTATCAGTGCTGGACAATTTTTAGGCTCAAAATATGTAAAAGATTATCAGGCAACCTTGAACCTTTCATGGGAAGCTGATATCTGGGGAAAAATCCGATCGCAAAAGGAGTCTGCTTTAGCTACCTACCTTCAAAGCCAGGAAGCTGCCAAAGCTGTACAAACGCAAGTAGTTGCGGCCGTTGCACAAGGTTATTATAACCTGTTGATGCTAGATGAACAACTCCGCATTGCCAAAAACAATGTGGAACTAAATGATAGCACATTGTTTATCATTCGTTTACAGCGAGATGCCGGACAGGCAACTACATTGGCTGTTCAGCAGGCTGAGGCTCAAAGGCTGAATTCTGCAATATTAATTCCGCAACTGGAACAAAGCATTGCCATTCAGGAAAATGCGCTTAGCTTCTTAACCGGTGAGATGCCCAAAGTAATTACACGTCGACAAAATCTTTACCGTGTTGACCTTCCAACGGAATATAACTCAGGTGTTCCAGCATTATTGCTAAGTAACAGACCCGACGTAAAGTCAAGTGAACTTGCCCTCGTTAGTGCAAATGCCCGAGTTGGTGTTACTAAGGCTGCGCTTTATCCCTCATTGACGATCACCGCTACCGGAGGATTAAATGCATTTGAGGCAAGCAATTGGTTCAATATTCCGGGATCGTTGTTTGCAACTGCAGCTGGTTCTGTAGCTCAACCTATTTTCATGCGTAAACAATTGAGAACTCAATATGAGTTGGCAAAAATTGATCGCGATAGGTTTGCCCTTGATTTCCGTCAATCGGTACTTATAGCGGTTGGAGAAGTTTCTGATGCTTTAGTAAGGATTGATAAAATACAAGAGCAGGAAACCATCGAAAGAACTAGGGTGGATACTCTGAAATCGGCCATTGTAAATGCCAAACTATTGTTTAACAGTGGAATGGCTGATTATCTTGAAGTCTTAATTGCACAGGGAAGTGCATTGCAAGGTGAACTAAACCTGGCGGATATTCAACGTCAGCGTTTAGCGCTAGCTGTTGAATTATACCGTTCATTGGGCGGTGGCTGGAAATAA